TGGTATTCTTGAAGATTATTATATAACCCGTTGTGGTGACGACATTGATTTAATCATGACTCACAGAAACGGTGAATTAAACGAAGAAGTTCACAAAACTGCATATGATGCTTTCCTTCAAGCAACTGAAATCGCAAGAGACTTAAAATTATATGGTGCAGGTCAAGACTTATTAACTGACACTTTCTCTGGAAACGTAAAAGGTATGGGTCCAGGTTGTGCAGAAATGGAATTCAAAGAAAGAGGAAGTGACCCTGTAATTGTTTACTGTATGGACAAAACCGAACCAGGTGCTTTCAACTTACCTATCTTTAGAATCTTTGCAGATCCATTCAACACTGCTGGTCTTGTAATTGACCCAAGCTTACACGATGGATTCAGTTTTGAAGTGTTCGATGTAATGGAACACAAAAAAGTAATTTTAGACTGTCCTGAAGAAATGTACGACTTACTTGCTTTAATCGGTTCTACCGGCAGATACGTAATTAAAAGAGTATTCAAGAAAAACGGTGAAATCGCAGCTGCAGTAAGTACTGACAAATTGAACATGTTAGCTGGTGAATATGTAGGTAAAGATGACCCTGTAGCTATTGTAAGGGCTCAATCAGGATTCCCTGCAAACGGTGAATGTGTAGAACCATTTGCATTCCCACACATGGTAAGTGGATGGATGAGAGGATCCCACAATGGTCCTATGATGCCTACCAGCCAAGAAGAAGCTAACCCAATCAGATTCGACGGACCTCCTAGAGTTGTAGGTTTAGGTTTCCAAGTAACTGATGCTAAATTAATCGGACCTGTAGACTTATTCGATGACCCTGCATTTGATGAAACCAGAAGACAATCCGCAAACATTGCTTCTTACATCAGAAGACATGGTCCATTCGAACCACACCGATTACCAGCTGAAGAAATGGAATACACTTCTTTACCTGGCGTAATGGAAAAATTAGAACCTAGATTCGAAGACATGGATGATGACTAAATCATCTATCTCTTTTTCTTTTTTTATTTAATTTTTATTAGTTTTATTATATTAAAACAATTTAATGTAGGGGGAAAATTATGACTTTTTGTCCAAGTTGTGGAGCAGAAAGAAAAGAAGGAAGTAAATACTGTCATAACTGCGGATATGATTTTGGAAATGTAAGTGCTGAACTGAATTCAAATTCCAATTCCAACACACAAGCAACTCAAAATCCCATTCCTAATGTTCAATCTGAGAACTCTCATACTATTTCTAAGATTTTAGGTTATATATGTGCAATCTTAATACCCTTATTCGGAGTTATTTTTGGTATCTACTTAATTACTCGTGATGAAGAGGATGCTAAAAAACATGGAAAGTTAATTATTGGGCTTTCTATAGTAATATGGTTCCTTTCTTTTATTGCTATGGGCATGTAAACTCTTTATTTAACATTTTTCTTTTTTAATTTTTCACTATTTTTAGTATCTTTTAAATTATTTTTCTTGTTTTTCTAAAAACATAGCCATTTCTCGTGTTTCATTTCCTAAAAGATCTGTGTTTTTCATATCACAATAATACTTGAATCCCAATTTTTCCAAGACTCTTTTTGATTGGTGGTTTTCATATCTGCAGCTTGCATGGATTTTACTAATCTTCAAATCTTCAAAAGCATGTCTGATAAGTTCTTTACATGCTTCAGCCACTAATCCTTGGCCCCAATATTCCTCTCCAATCCAATAGCCCAATTCAACTCCTTCATCTCCCCAGTAGTGATTGGTGTTTGGATAGAATAGAAGTCCTACACATCCTATTGCATTGTCATCAATTGTTATTGCATAAGTTTCCCTTTTAGAAAAAACAGTTTTTATAATTTCCAAGCTTTCATCAACGCTTTTATGTGTGGGCCAACCTGCAATAGGTCCAATTTTAGGATTCTTTGCAAAATGGTATAGGCATTCTGCATCACTTTCCTTCCATGGTCTTAGGATAAGCCGTTCTGTTTTTAGAATCATATTAAAAATTTTATTCAATAAATTATTTATTTTTATGCTAAAAATCAGTAAAAAAGTGATTAGATAATTGTAAGTAATAAAATATAAAAAAGTAGTGAATTTGTAAAAGAAAGAAGTAAAAAAATAAAAAAAGTTTTGATTATATTGCACCAAGTTCATCTAATTCTTGGATAACAATATCATGAGAAATTTTAGTCATGATTTCTCTAATCAATACATTTTTTTTACCTTTATTAGTGTAACCGTTTTTTTCCAAGATATTAATTAATTGTTCTTCAGTGAGATCCTCTAAGATAATTCTAATTTCAGTAACATCAATATCTGTCATAATAGACATCTCCCATTTTTAATCCAAATATTTTTTAAATTTAATTTTTAAAATTTTTATCCTCATTTACAATTTTTAAAATTAAAAATTGTTCTTATTATGTTGAATAAATATTTATTGTTGAAAGTATTTAAATTTTTAGTTTTTATTATATCAAATAGTTTGTATATTTATGAATAATTTTTTTCATTTTCTTGTAAATTTTCTAAAATTTCAATCAAAAAATCATTCAAATTTTTGAAATTTCAATTTGATAAATATTTTAGATACAAACTTTAATTATTTTATAGTTTACGATATAAACTTATCATTTAATCAATCGAATATTTAATTAAATTAATCCATGAATCATTCTTAGTGCATCGAGTAAACCGTGGCTATATTCAATACAACCAAAAGCAGTTCTTGTGTCTTTTTTCTCAAGGTAATATTTTGAGTCATTCCAATAATCGATGGCCCTATCAAAAACTTCTTTCTCTTTTCCTTTGAACTTGATGTCTTCAACTTGTTTCAAGTTTCTCTCAAGTTTTGCAATATCAATTGCAATTTTCTCTTCACTTTCAAGATCTTTCATTTCATATGCTCCGAACAATTCTAATTTTTATTTTTTTAAAATTTATTTTTAAATTTATTTTTTAAAATATTAATATAGAAAAATTTTATCTTAATCTTTTTTGCCTATATTTTTTAGGTCCATTCAATTCTTTCCATACATGGAATATTCTTTGGCCAACTGTGAAGTATGAAAGGATTACAAGTATGTAAATGAAATATGTAAATATTACGTTTGAATGGAATATTGCTGCAATCACTGCACCTAACATTAAGATTATCATTCTGACTGCACGTTCAGCTATTCCTATATTGCACTCAACCCCTTGGGATTCCGCTCTTGCTCTTACATAACTGACTGTAATTGCTGAATGAATAGCTAAAACACCTACAAACCAGTGACAATATCCTCCAAATATTATTCCAATGAATATTATTGCATCTGCAAAACGATCCATTGTTGAATCCAGGAATGCTCCAAATGGGCTTGCCCTGTCATGATATCTTGCAACTGCTCCATCAACAACATCTAAAAATCCACTGAGAAGGATAAATATTGCTCCTCCTATCAGATTTCCACTAGCAAAGAAAATAGCTGAGATGATTGCCAAAAATGGAGAAATCACAGTTACAATATTTGGATTAATATTCAATCGACTAGCTAAGGGTTCTAAAAATTTTGTAAGATATGGTCGTAAACTATTAAGCATAATTTTATTATATTGATTAACTAATATATATTTAATTAGATTATCTCAGTAAAGTTTAAAATTGAAGTTAAAAAATAATAGTTTTAAAATTGTATAAATCTATTTTGTGTATTGATTGTGGTGTATTATTATGAAAATATTTAAAATGAGTAGCGAAAATCCAGATATGGATCTAATCGGTGAAGCCATTGACATTATGGCGGATGGGGGAATCATTCTCTATCCTACAGATACCGTTTATGGATTGGGAGCAAATATTTTCAATAATGATGCAGTTAAGAAAATCTATGAAATTAAAAAAAGAGAACAATCAAAGCCATTGTCTGTATTGGTTCAAGATACAAATAGCTTGGAATTGATTGCAGACTTAAATAAAGATTCAAGAGCTATTGTCGATAAGTGGCTCCCAGGACCATTTACCTTTATTCTAAACAAGAAAAAGATTGTGTCTCCATATGTCAGTGCAAGTTCTAAAGTTGGAGTAAGAATTCCGGATTATAAGATTGCCAGATTGCTTGCAAGTCTCTTTCCAATAACAACCACAAGTGCAAACATTACAAATGAATGCACATTATCCAATCCTCAGGATATTCTAAAGCAGATTGGAAATGATATTGATTTGGTTATTGATGTTGGTGATTTGGGAAAGGCAAAGCCATCTACTGTAATTGACTTAAGCTCATCCAAACCAACTTTGCTTAGAAACGGATTTGATTCCAATGATATGGATTCAATAAAAGATGATTTGGAGAAACTGATTTAGATAAATGTCATTTTTACAATTGGATTATGCAATTTGAATTAACTTGTAAAATGAAATCGCTAAAAAAATTAACTTTAAATATATCTAATTAAATATTATGTTTACTGAATGAAATTAATTATCAGTTATTATTAAAAATTATTAGTTAATAAAATTATTAAATTTAATTATAAAATTATTTTATTATTATGAAGGGAAAGACATGAAAATATTATCAAATATGAGCAATCAGGAAAAGATTTCCACTAACTCTCCTTTAGATGAATTATTGGATGGAGGAATTGAAAAAAGGACAATTACACAGATATATGGTCCTCCAGGTGTAGGTAAAACCAATATTTGTCTAAATATAGCTATTGGTGTAGCTAAAAGAGGAAAAAAAGTAGTTTACATTGATACTGAAGGTGGGATATCCGTTGATAGGATTAGACAAATCTCAAGAGAGGATTTTGATACTGTTGCAAAGAATATCATTGTATTTGAACCTACTTCATTCAAGGAACAGGAAGAGGATCTTGGGCTTATTGAATCATGGATATCTTCCAACAGTGCAGATGTTGAACTCATAATATTGGATTCAGCTGTAGCGCTATTCAGAGTGGAAGATGATAGTACAAAATCACATCTTTTAGGAAAACAGATGCAAATGCTTTCTGCACTTGCAATCAATCATGATCTCGCTGTTCTTGTTACAAACCAAATCTATGCTTCATTTGATGAGGAAAGCGAAGAGGATTTCTCTCCTGTTGGTGGAACAATTATCCAATACAGAAGCAAAATCATCATTGAACTCAAACGTGAAGAAGGAACCAATCAAAGAATAGCTCTTTTAAAAAGGCATAAATCAAAAAGAGAAGGATTGGCTGTTCACTTCTTGATCACTAATAATGGAATTGAATAATTCAGTTCCTTTTTTTATTTTTTTTATTTTTTTACTATTTTGATTTTTTCATCCTTCCACTAGTCTTTCTTTATTACTTTTTTTATTTTATTTATTAATTATTAATCATTTTTTTAAAAACTAAACTATTTTTTCTTGTTTTTATAAATAATTTTATATGTTACTTTTAATAGATAATATAATGTTGTATGTTTATTTGAAAACATAATCAGTTTAATTTTTTTAAAAACTGATACTGATAAAATTATTATTTATAAAATTATTTTTAAATTTTTAATTAAGATATAGGATTTGTGATAAGATGATCCAAAAGAAGAAATATGCAAAAGCAGCTAAGATTATTCCAGATGGTTATGAATCTGCAAACCACTTTTTTGAAGCTGTTTTTAAGGATAAAGAAATGATTTGGATGGGTCAGAATACAAATGAATTGCATATTGGTCACAACGATGATGTACACAAGGCAATGATTGACTGCATTGGAAGTGACGAATACTGCAAGTACCCACCTCCAGAAGGTTTTACAGAACTGCAATCTTTGATTTTAAAAGATTTGGACTTGGAAGACTTAAGTATATATGTTAACGCCGGTGCAACCGAATCATTATACTTAGCCATGAATGCGGTTTTATCTCCTGAGGACAATGTTATCACACCAGATCCAGGATATCTCATTATTGATAACTTTGCAAGCAGATTTGCAAATGAAGTAAGACAAGTCAAGATTTACAGTGAAGAAAACAACTATAAGTTAACTCCAAAATTAGTAAGGGAAAATATGGATGAGAACACCAGAGTCATTCTCTTAATCGATCCGTTAAATCCACTTGGAAGCTCTTACACTGAAGAGGAAATCAAGGAATTTGCAGAAATAGCTATTGAAAATGACATATTCCTATTGCATGATATAACTTATAGGGACTTTGCTTACAATCACACTCTCTGTGCTAAATATGCTCCAGATAACACTATTACTTGCTACAGTTTCTCCAAGATATTTGGTATGGCAGGTTTAAGGTTAGGGGCTATCATTTCAACCCAAGAGGTTATTGATGTCGTAAAAAGTATTATCATTAACGATGTAGGTACAAATATGATTGCACAGGCTGGTGCACTAGCTGCCTTGAAATCCAAACCAGAATGGATTGATAGGGTCAGAGATACCACTTTTGAAAATCAAAAGATTATCAAGGAAGCTGTTGACCAATGTGAAGGAGTCTTTTTGCCTGTTTATCCATCAAGTGCAAACATGATGGGAATTGACTTATCCGGTGCAGGAATCGATCCTGAAGACATGTCTTCCTATTTGATTGAGAAAAAAGTGTTCACCAGGCAAGGTTCATATACCAGTAATACCTTTGGTCATAATTACTTGAGAGTAAGCTATTCAATCGACCCAGAAAAAGTCAAGGTATTTGCTCGTGAATTTGTACTTGCTGTTGAAGCCTTAAGAACTAAATAATTTTATTATTTAGTTTATTTTTTCTTTTTTTATTAATTTTTTATAATATTTTTAATTGTTCATTTTCGCTTATTTTTTAATTTAATCAATTTTAAACTATTTTTTATATTTTTTCATGTAATTTCATGTAATATAATTCGTATGTTATGAAACTTTAAAATTGATAAAAATAGTCATAGTTTAAGAATAGTTTTTGAATAAATTTTTAAAAAAAAGTAAAATAGTTTTTAGAAAAATCTAAAAACTTTAATATATTTTTATTTCACTAGTTAAATTTAACTAGTCTTTCAAGTAGTAATACTCCCCTTGCTCTTTCTGTTCTCTGTCAAGGTAAGAGTCATATTTATTCACTCTAGGACGTTTGGTTTCCTTATCTCTTCTAAAGGTAATGTCCAAGTCTCCTAAGAACTGATTCATGCTTGTTCTAAGGTCTGCTGGCTTGGAAGCGATACCATTGAGTCCAGGTTCTCCACTGAATACCATAGCCCTATCGGAAATGTAGTCAATAAATACGATATCGTGGTCTACAATCAATGATGCTGCATTTCTGCTTTCAATGATCTTTCTGATTACTCTAGCTGCTATCAACCTTTGCTCCACATCCAGGAATGCAGTAGGTTCATCGAAAAGATAAATATCTGCATCTTGTGATAATGTTACAGCAAGTGCAAGTCTTTGAAGTTCCCCACCACTTAGTTTCTTTACCTTTTTATCAAGCAAGTTATCGAGAGCAAGAGGTCTTCCGATTTCACTATTGAAGATGTTTGATCCGTATGTTGGAGCATTTGCATAAAGGAATTCCTGAGCGGTTCCATCGAAGTCAGATTCAATGTATTGTGGTTTGTATGCAATATCCACTTTTTCCAATATTTCTCCTTCGCTTGGCTTTTCAACACCTGCCAATATCTTAGCGAAGGTGGTCTTACCAATACCGTTTGAACCGAATGCAGTGACAATCTCGTCATGGTAGATCTTACCTGCTTCCGCCTCAAGTGTGAATCCATCATATTCCTTTTTAAGGTCGCTGTATTCACTTAAGACTTCACCATCATCCTCTGGTGTTGGCGGGCGGATGCTGAATTCAATTGGCTGTTTTCTTATCCTTACATTTTCCTCTTGCAAGAACCCATTGATGTATGCGTTGATTCCTACTCTCACACCTTTATTTCCACTTACTACCCCATATCCTCCAGGTTCACCGTAAAGAAGATGCACATTGTCACTCATAGCATCCAATGTAGCTAAGTCGTGCTCAATTACAAGAACTGATTTTCCTGCTTCAGCAAGGGAACGGATTACCTTAACGGCATTCAATCTTTGACGTACATCCAACCAGGAGGTCGGTTCGTCGAAGTAGTAGAAATCACCTTCACGAAGAACTGTAGCAGCTATTGCCACTCTTTGAAGTTCCCCACCACTTAAGTTTTGCATATCTCTTTCAAGAACATTCTTAAGGTCTAAATCATCAATAATCTCGTCAAGCTTGTTTCTTTCATCCACATTGGTAAGCAATGTCTTTACATTTCCCTTGACAACCTTGGAAAGTTGGTCCACCATTTGTGGCTTGTGAATGGTCTTGATTTCACCAGCTTGAAGCAATTTGAAGTAGTTTTGCAATGCTGATCCCTTGTAGTATTCAATAACTTTATCCCAACTTGCTTCCTCTTCATAGTTTCCAAGGTTAGGAATAAGCTCTCCAGATAATATTCTCATGATTGTTGACTTACCAATACCGTTTTGACCAAGCAAACCAAGAACGGTTCCATCCTTAAGGGTTGGTAAACCAAAGAGTTCAAATGCATTTTGGCCGTAACGGTGAATAGGCTCATCAAGAGCTTCAGGTAAATTGATAACACTGACTGCACCAAATGGACATCTGTTGGTACAGATACCGCATCCGGAACATAATTCCTCTGAAATGAGTGGCTTTTTGCTCTTCTCATCAATTACAATTGTATCTTCTTCCATACGTACACCAGGACAATAGTGCATACATACATAGTTACATTTTTTAGGTTGGCACTTGTCCTTGTCTAAAATAGAAATTCTACTCATTTTATCTCCGTTTCCTCTAAAATAATAATATAATAAGTTTAATTTATTTTAATTTTTTTATTAAATTCTTTGAATTAATTATAAATAATTTATAATAAATATAATTTGTTTTTAATAGTTTATAATAATTTTGTGTAATGCTGTAAAATCACATTTGTTAAATATTTATTAGTTGTTCTTTGGTTAAATTTAAATAATTTTGAGTTTAATATAAGAGTAATTATAGAAAAAATTTAATTTTCTTAATATAATTCTATTTTTAATTAATTTTATTGGGATTTAAATGAAACAGGTAATGGTTGTAAGAACTGACATCAAGATGGGAAAAGGGAAAATAGCTGCCCAATGCTGTCATGCTGCTATAGGTGCATATAAACAGGCTGACAAGGAAAAAATCAGAAAATGGGAAAATGAAGCCTATGCAAAAGTAGTCTTGAAAGCACCTACATTGCAAGATCTTTATAATCTAAGGGAGCTTGCAAGAGCAAAAGGAGTTGCATACTATTTGGTCACTGATGCAGGAAGAACCCAATTGCCAAAATCCACAGTAACTGTTTTAGGATTAGGTCCTGATGAAGATGATGTGCTGGATGAGATAACCGGTGATTTAAAGTTATTGTAATATTATTTTTTGGGGAAACTATGAATAAGAAAATTATTTTTACATTTTTGCTGATTTTTACGCTATGCTTATCTTTAGGTGCCGTTTTCGCTGATGATGCAAATATGGAAATGAATACTGCATCTTCAATGGATGATTCCACAGAGATTTTAAATTCAATTGACGATGGGGATGTTTTAAATCATTTGGATGAATCATCAGTTGTTGATGAGGATACTGTAGTACAAGAGGAATCTCCATTTCTAGGGGATGCTAATGATGGGGAGGGGATATCCTCAGTTTATGAAGATGTCTTATCAGATGGTGATGGAACATCCTTCAAGGATTTAAGTGCTAAGATCAATTCTGTAACAGATGTTCTTGATTTGACTGACGATTATATCTTCAATAATCTCACTGATGGTAATTTCATTAATGGAATTCCAATTAACAAGAAAGATCTAATCATTAATGGTAATAACCATTTTATCGATGGAAATGGTCAATCAAGCATTTTCAGACTTTTCGATACAGGTCTTATAATCAATAATTTGACATTTAGGAATTCAAACGGTTCAGCTATTTTTGCAAACTATTCCGATATAAGTACAAACAATGTAATTTTCTCTGATTGTCTTGCTGTGAATGGTTCTGCAGTCTGTGGATATTATACCTTTTACGAGAGTTTGAATGACAGGTTCATTAATAATTATGCAAAACAGGGGGCTGCAATATTTTTGGATGAGGATTCTGAGTTAAAATTGGTGAATGGCTCTTTTGTAAGTGAAAAGGAATTGCATTATGGTTTGATTTATTTATCCTCTTCCAAGATGTCCATTTTGAATACCACCTTTCTAAATCTTACCTCAACATATTCTCCCGCAATTTTTGGGACCAATATTCTAGGAGAAATTAAGAACTGCCGATTCATGAATTTATATGCAAATATCACTGGTGGAGCTATTGCCTTTAAGGATATACAGAATGATATTGTCATTGATAACTGTTCCTTTATAAACATCTCTTCAAAAAGAAATGGTGGGGCAATATTTAATGAGATGGTTTCTGATCTTAATTTCTGGACATTCATAAGAAATTGTGAATTCACTGATTGTTCCTCAGAGTTTGGAGGTGCAATTCTTCACTTAGGAACTCGTTTGGATATTCGTAATTCCAATTTCACCAATAGTTCTGCCAAATATCGTGGCGGGGCTATTTATATTTCAAATGCATATAACTTTACCGTGGCCAATTCCAGATTTTATGATAACACTTTAGAAAATATCAGTGAAGACTTAAATCATGGCTGTGCAATATTTGCTGATAGAATTGTTGAGAATTTTAAAATCACAAACTCCAATTTCACTAATAATCTGGCAGATTACGCTGGTGCCATCTATTTATATGATTCATCATATGAATTTTCAAATTCCTATTTCAGTGGAAATGGTGAAAATATCCATTCTATATTTGATGGGGAGATTGCCATATTAAAAAACAACACATTTGGTGATGGCCGCAATAAACTCAATCAAAAGGAGTGCGATTATGTTTTCGAGGGTGATTCCATTGATATTGAATATGATTCTATAATATTCGATGAAGCTTATGCAAGCAGCCCTTACTTTAACTTGGCAGACTTTGGTATTGAAAGCCCTATTAAAAATCAATTGAGCACCGACACCTGTTGGGCTTTTGGAACTTCAACAGCTCTTGAATTGGCATTGATGAAAGCAACAAACGCTAATTTGAAGGCAAACTTCTCAAAAAATGCCATTTCATTTTATGGTAATGCCTTTTCCATTTATGGTGATGTATTCAATACCGATGGTGGAGATAGCTATATGGCAGCTTCCTACTTTTTAGCTTGGTTAGGGGGATTTTTAGATGAGGATGTATCTGACTTTGATGAGGTGGGAAGAATAGCTATTGAACCTAAGGATGGAGTCAAATTCCACATTCATAATTTTGTTGCAATACCTACAATGGAAATTTCAAAGGATATAAATGTATATAAGAGTGCATTAGTAAAATATGGTGCCTTAACAGTCACTGTAAATGCTCCAAATTCCATATTGAAGGATGATTATAATCCTGAAACTGCAGGGGCATACTATTATGAGGAAGTTGATGAATTTGAGGGCCCTCAATCCAATCATATTGTTGTCTTGGTTGGTTGGGATGACAATTATTCCAAGAATAACTTCATAAAAACACCTCCCGGGGATGGCGCATGGATTATTCAAAACAGTTGGGGTGAGGATTGGGGAGACGATGGATATTATTACGTCTCTTATTATGACACCGCATTTGCAACAATCAACTCTCCAATAGCATTTGTTCTTGATGAAAAACATGAATATACTAAGGTTTATCAATATGATGTAATCATCAACGAATTTGATTATGAGAATTCAGAGGATGCAAAGGCCTATGCAAATGTTTACAACGCTACAGGGGACGATTTGATTTCTGCCGTAGGAACTTATTTTAGTGAAAGCGGTGCCAGTTACAATATTATCATTAAGGTCAATGGCAATGTGATATATTCCCAAAATGGCAAATCCTCACTTAGAGGCTATGAAACCATTAAATTGGATAAAGCCATTGCTGTTAAAAAAGGAGACACATTCCGTGTTGAGATTCAAACAAAATTCGCTCCGATTCATGATGATTCAAGATACATTATTCCAAATGGTGTATCTTTTGTAGATTATGGGGATGGATTTGAAGATATTTCCGCAGGTAATGAATTTGCTTCAATAAAGGTTTATGCCGTTTCCAATATCATCATTACAAATAATTCAGTTAAATACTACACTGATGAGTCCCCATTTACAGTATTGGTTGAACCAAATGAGGTCGTAACATTCGAAATCAATGGCATTAAGGCCACAGTCAAGTCTGATGAAAATGGAATTGCAGGAATTGGCCTCAATCTCAAGCCTGGAAACTACACCATTGAGGTGGGATACAATGGAACTAAAATAATTTTCCCTATAACGATTAAGAATACAATAGTTTCACAGGATGTAAGCAGAGGAATCAACAGCAATTATAACTATAAGGTTCAATTGCTGAATTCAACCGGAGAGGCAATAAAGAATATTAATGTAACTGTAACAGTAAATGGAAAATCAAAAACATTTACAACTGACAATAGCGGTTATATCAGCATTCCATTTACTAAATTAACCTCTAATCAGGTTGTTACTGTTCTTAATCCAATTACTAAGGAACAATCTAAAAACACCATTAGGGTGGTTTCAAGATTTTTCGGCAATAAGAACATTAGGCTGTACTATAACAATGGTACAAAGTACACCCTAAAGGTCTATGGTGATGATGCCAAGTTAGTTGGCGGAAACCAGATTGTTGTTATCAAACTCAATAAGAAAACATATGAGGTCAAAACAAATAATAAGGGTGTTGCAAGCTTAAGGATACCTAAATCACTTAAACCGGGTACTTATACAATAACAGCTACTTATAAAGGCCAAACAATCAAGAATACTGTCAAGGTCCTCTCAAGAATCGCAGGCAATAAAAACATAAGCATGCACTACTTTGACGGATCAAAATACACCTTAAAGGTTTATGGCAAAACAGGTAAATTAT
The window above is part of the uncultured Methanobrevibacter sp. genome. Proteins encoded here:
- a CDS encoding zinc-ribbon domain-containing protein, with product MTFCPSCGAERKEGSKYCHNCGYDFGNVSAELNSNSNSNTQATQNPIPNVQSENSHTISKILGYICAILIPLFGVIFGIYLITRDEEDAKKHGKLIIGLSIVIWFLSFIAMGM
- the radB gene encoding DNA repair and recombination protein RadB; translated protein: MKILSNMSNQEKISTNSPLDELLDGGIEKRTITQIYGPPGVGKTNICLNIAIGVAKRGKKVVYIDTEGGISVDRIRQISREDFDTVAKNIIVFEPTSFKEQEEDLGLIESWISSNSADVELIILDSAVALFRVEDDSTKSHLLGKQMQMLSALAINHDLAVLVTNQIYASFDEESEEDFSPVGGTIIQYRSKIIIELKREEGTNQRIALLKRHKSKREGLAVHFLITNNGIE
- the fbp gene encoding fructose-1,6-bisphosphate aldolase/phosphatase, with translation MKTTVSVIKADIGSVSGHCVSHPALMEKCDEVLSGALETGILEDYYITRCGDDIDLIMTHRNGELNEEVHKTAYDAFLQATEIARDLKLYGAGQDLLTDTFSGNVKGMGPGCAEMEFKERGSDPVIVYCMDKTEPGAFNLPIFRIFADPFNTAGLVIDPSLHDGFSFEVFDVMEHKKVILDCPEEMYDLLALIGSTGRYVIKRVFKKNGEIAAAVSTDKLNMLAGEYVGKDDPVAIVRAQSGFPANGECVEPFAFPHMVSGWMRGSHNGPMMPTSQEEANPIRFDGPPRVVGLGFQVTDAKLIGPVDLFDDPAFDETRRQSANIASYIRRHGPFEPHRLPAEEMEYTSLPGVMEKLEPRFEDMDDD
- the pgsA gene encoding archaetidylinositol phosphate synthase, with amino-acid sequence MLNSLRPYLTKFLEPLASRLNINPNIVTVISPFLAIISAIFFASGNLIGGAIFILLSGFLDVVDGAVARYHDRASPFGAFLDSTMDRFADAIIFIGIIFGGYCHWFVGVLAIHSAITVSYVRARAESQGVECNIGIAERAVRMIILMLGAVIAAIFHSNVIFTYFIYILVILSYFTVGQRIFHVWKELNGPKKYRQKRLR
- a CDS encoding ribosome biogenesis/translation initiation ATPase RLI, with protein sequence MSRISILDKDKCQPKKCNYVCMHYCPGVRMEEDTIVIDEKSKKPLISEELCSGCGICTNRCPFGAVSVINLPEALDEPIHRYGQNAFELFGLPTLKDGTVLGLLGQNGIGKSTIMRILSGELIPNLGNYEEEASWDKVIEYYKGSALQNYFKLLQAGEIKTIHKPQMVDQLSKVVKGNVKTLLTNVDERNKLDEIIDDLDLKNVLERDMQNLSGGELQRVAIAATVLREGDFYYFDEPTSWLDVRQRLNAVKVIRSLAEAGKSVLVIEHDLATLDAMSDNVHLLYGEPGGYGVVSGNKGVRVGINAYINGFLQEENVRIRKQPIEFSIRPPTPEDDGEVLSEYSDLKKEYDGFTLEAEAGKIYHDEIVTAFGSNGIGKTTFAKILAGVEKPSEGEILEKVDIAYKPQYIESDFDGTAQEFLYANAPTYGSNIFNSEIGRPLALDNLLDKKVKKLSGGELQRLALAVTLSQDADIYLFDEPTAFLDVEQRLIAARVIRKIIESRNAASLIVDHDIVFIDYISDRAMVFSGEPGLNGIASKPADLRTSMNQFLGDLDITFRRDKETKRPRVNKYDSYLDREQKEQGEYYYLKD
- a CDS encoding L-threonylcarbamoyladenylate synthase — translated: MKIFKMSSENPDMDLIGEAIDIMADGGIILYPTDTVYGLGANIFNNDAVKKIYEIKKREQSKPLSVLVQDTNSLELIADLNKDSRAIVDKWLPGPFTFILNKKKIVSPYVSASSKVGVRIPDYKIARLLASLFPITTTSANITNECTLSNPQDILKQIGNDIDLVIDVGDLGKAKPSTVIDLSSSKPTLLRNGFDSNDMDSIKDDLEKLI
- a CDS encoding GNAT family N-acetyltransferase, with the translated sequence MILKTERLILRPWKESDAECLYHFAKNPKIGPIAGWPTHKSVDESLEIIKTVFSKRETYAITIDDNAIGCVGLLFYPNTNHYWGDEGVELGYWIGEEYWGQGLVAEACKELIRHAFEDLKISKIHASCRYENHQSKRVLEKLGFKYYCDMKNTDLLGNETREMAMFLEKQEK
- a CDS encoding DUF357 domain-containing protein, producing MKDLESEEKIAIDIAKLERNLKQVEDIKFKGKEKEVFDRAIDYWNDSKYYLEKKDTRTAFGCIEYSHGLLDALRMIHGLI
- a CDS encoding pyridoxal phosphate-dependent aminotransferase produces the protein MIQKKKYAKAAKIIPDGYESANHFFEAVFKDKEMIWMGQNTNELHIGHNDDVHKAMIDCIGSDEYCKYPPPEGFTELQSLILKDLDLEDLSIYVNAGATESLYLAMNAVLSPEDNVITPDPGYLIIDNFASRFANEVRQVKIYSEENNYKLTPKLVRENMDENTRVILLIDPLNPLGSSYTEEEIKEFAEIAIENDIFLLHDITYRDFAYNHTLCAKYAPDNTITCYSFSKIFGMAGLRLGAIISTQEVIDVVKSIIINDVGTNMIAQAGALAALKSKPEWIDRVRDTTFENQKIIKEAVDQCEGVFLPVYPSSANMMGIDLSGAGIDPEDMSSYLIEKKVFTRQGSYTSNTFGHNYLRVSYSIDPEKVKVFAREFVLAVEALRTK